The bacterium genome contains the following window.
CACGCGCAGCACGCCCATCGCCAGCGACTTCGTGTCGATCGCGTTGTAGCCGAACGGGTTCGCGACGCCGGTCCAGGCGAAGTACCAGTTCACGTACATCCAGTCGAACGGCGCGTTGTGGCCGACGAAGACCGCCTTGCTCCCCGGGAGCTTCGTCGCCTCGACGAAGGCCACGAGCCGCCGCAGCGCCTCGGCCGGCTCCAGGCCCTCGCGGCCCAGCCGCTCCAGGTCGAGGCCGTGGACCTTGTTCGCGCCCGGGTCGCTGCCGGCGAAGGCGGGGCGCAGTTCGACGTAGAACGACTCCCCGACCTCGAACGTCCCCTCGCCGCGCGGGAAGACCGGCACGGCGCCGAGCGAGACAAGATTGAAGAGGCCGGGGACCGGCCCCGAGGCCTCGACGTCGATCGAGTAGTAGGTGCGCTTGGCGTTCATGCGTGCCTCCTCGCGGCCGGCCCGTTCAGGGCGCGCGCCGCGGCGCGTCGATCGTGCGGTGCGCGGCGCGGAAGAGCAAGCCGTGGAGCGCGAGCGCGCCGGCGCGCTGCAGCCAGAACGCCGCGCGCCGCGCCCGCCAGCCCGAAGCGCCGGCGCCGAGCAGCGCGTCGAGCCGCGCCGCGGCGCCGAACAGCGCGCCGCCGCCCCGCGACCACGCCGCCGCGGCGAGCGCGTAGAGCCGCGCCGGCGCTCCGGCCAGCGAGCGCGCGCCGCGCGGGAAGACGACCGCCTCGGCCACGCCGACGACGTCCTCCGGAGGGACCGTCCAGCCGTCGAGCGCCGCGAGCGCGTCCCCCTTGGTGCGCAGCGCCGCGCCGCTCCGGCCGACGACGCGGTGGGCGACGAGCGCGCGCCCGCGGAAGAAGACCGCCACGTCGCCGAAGCGGGGCGTCCGCCGCCGCCAGCGCAGCCGCTCGCCGCCGACGAGCAGCGGCGCCATCGAGCGCGTCGCGTCGGAGACGTCGATCTCCCCCGCCGCGAGCCCGGCCACGGCCGCGCGCAGCAGTTCGAAGGCGGCCGCCTCGCGCGCGCCGCCGCCGATTTCTCCTTCGCCGCCGCCGGTCCGTCCGGGCAAATCCATTATCCTCAGCCTCTCGCGAGGGGCGCCGATGATCGACTACCGCAAAACGTACCACACGCTGCAGCGCGCGCTGCAGAGCATCGAGGAGAGCGCCGAGACCAAGGAGTCGCTCTCGGTCATCCTCGAGGCGCTCGTCCGCGGCGCCGGCTCCTCGCTCGGCATCACCGGCGGGCGGCTCTACCGCCGCGACGACGCCAAGGCGGCCTACGTGCTCGAGTCGTCGCTCGGCTCGCCGCGCGTCGCCGCCGGCTTCGAGGTGCCGGCCTCCTATCCGCCGGTGCGGCGGCTGCGCGAGGAAGGGCTCGTCTTCAGCGAGGAGGGGGACCCGGAGTTCGACCCGCACATCGAGCGGCGGGTCGGCGTGCGCCGCTTCGCCGCGCTGGGGATCGGCGAGCGGGCCGAGCACATGATCGCCTTCACGA
Protein-coding sequences here:
- a CDS encoding 3'-5' exonuclease, producing the protein MNAKRTYYSIDVEASGPVPGLFNLVSLGAVPVFPRGEGTFEVGESFYVELRPAFAGSDPGANKVHGLDLERLGREGLEPAEALRRLVAFVEATKLPGSKAVFVGHNAPFDWMYVNWYFAWTGVANPFGYNAIDTKSLAMGVLRVPWDETNKERIVPALGLALQDEATLHRADADARHQADLLVALL